In Synechococcus sp. KORDI-100, a single window of DNA contains:
- a CDS encoding cysteine peptidase family C39 domain-containing protein yields the protein MRTLLSRRTKTKTRLQYEALECGAASLATILDYFGRYEDLSDLRAACGVNRDGSSAGQILKAARTYGMSAKGFRMDAKNLKEGGKYPCIVFWGFNHFLVVEGFQGDTVYLSDPAQGRYKVDFEEFSTNYTGIVLQIEPNELFKPDRSKRKGPILFTFIPQLLPYTKHFLLLMALGCGQAFCTLFVAGLSSTYIDSFLMNKRLYFGVPTVWLLFLSATTWLLLLAIQFLLLRRIELSLSKRITANLFRKLFQNPYSFFESRFQGELASRLILGMETTQVIIAQIVRFVIQTWASILVLIFAFVISPQLSAIFLAIAIGNTLLNWALTEMRSDANRKLSIDTGKSFGKSLAGINNMEGLKASGLELEYLSQWQASFGNVVVQRQTLGQQMAWSNVSASTSSFLISILVIAIGGLLIIDGKMTLGALVAFQFLQSELVGPIDQLPGITKLFQNLVGDVGRIEDIKNNDDDPLVASFKSGKQGFEVAKYIKLKGDVQIKNLSFSFDAGKTYYMKNLDLHIPPGQQISLVGGSGSGKSTLMKLIGGLVRPTDGEILFDNQSMFDQGVQVIRNNMSLVPQKVFIFNGTVRENLVLWDDSIEDEDIFKAAEDAQILSLILSHKDGFNRVLKDNGSDLSGGERQRLELCRALIRKPNILLLDEATSALDNMTQSKFLKALRQREITVISIDHRLEASLTSDVVVVMEQGAIVESGAPNDLLSSDGHFSKLHAISKNEEASS from the coding sequence ATGAGAACGTTATTGTCCAGAAGGACGAAAACCAAAACACGTCTGCAATACGAGGCCCTGGAATGCGGGGCAGCATCGTTAGCAACAATTCTCGATTACTTCGGACGCTATGAAGACCTCAGCGATTTGAGAGCTGCCTGCGGCGTCAACCGGGATGGTTCAAGTGCAGGGCAGATTCTTAAAGCGGCAAGAACCTATGGAATGTCCGCCAAGGGATTCCGAATGGATGCAAAAAATCTGAAGGAAGGCGGCAAATACCCGTGCATTGTTTTTTGGGGATTCAATCATTTCCTTGTCGTTGAAGGGTTTCAGGGAGACACGGTATACCTCAGTGACCCTGCCCAAGGGCGCTACAAAGTTGATTTTGAAGAATTTTCGACGAACTACACGGGCATTGTCCTACAAATAGAGCCAAACGAGTTATTTAAACCAGATCGCTCCAAAAGGAAAGGTCCAATACTTTTTACATTTATCCCACAACTACTGCCCTACACAAAACATTTTTTGCTCTTAATGGCACTTGGCTGCGGCCAAGCCTTTTGCACATTATTTGTGGCGGGCCTGTCGTCAACGTACATTGACAGCTTTTTAATGAATAAAAGGCTTTATTTTGGCGTTCCAACTGTGTGGTTGTTATTTCTCAGTGCAACGACGTGGCTATTGCTACTGGCGATACAGTTTCTGCTGCTTCGAAGAATAGAACTATCATTATCAAAAAGAATTACAGCAAATCTTTTCAGGAAACTATTCCAAAATCCATACTCTTTTTTCGAATCCAGGTTCCAGGGCGAACTGGCATCCAGGCTGATCTTAGGAATGGAAACAACACAAGTGATTATCGCTCAGATTGTCCGATTTGTTATTCAAACATGGGCTTCTATATTGGTTTTGATATTTGCTTTTGTCATTTCACCTCAGCTTTCAGCTATTTTCCTGGCAATCGCAATCGGCAACACATTATTAAATTGGGCACTAACAGAAATGAGATCAGACGCAAACCGGAAATTATCAATTGACACCGGAAAGTCGTTTGGGAAAAGCCTGGCAGGTATCAACAATATGGAGGGGCTCAAGGCGTCTGGACTGGAACTGGAATATCTCAGTCAGTGGCAGGCCAGCTTTGGAAATGTCGTCGTCCAAAGGCAAACTCTGGGACAACAAATGGCATGGTCCAATGTTTCAGCGTCAACAAGTTCGTTTCTAATCAGTATCTTAGTGATTGCCATCGGTGGATTACTGATTATCGATGGGAAAATGACCCTCGGCGCCCTCGTCGCATTTCAATTTCTCCAGTCTGAACTTGTCGGTCCAATCGATCAGTTGCCAGGCATTACCAAGTTGTTCCAAAATTTAGTTGGCGACGTCGGAAGGATCGAAGACATCAAAAACAATGACGATGATCCCTTGGTCGCGAGCTTTAAATCCGGCAAGCAGGGGTTTGAAGTAGCCAAGTATATCAAACTTAAAGGGGATGTACAAATCAAGAATCTAAGCTTCAGTTTTGACGCAGGCAAAACGTATTATATGAAAAATCTTGATCTTCATATCCCCCCAGGGCAACAGATCTCCCTTGTAGGAGGAAGTGGATCGGGAAAAAGTACCTTAATGAAACTCATTGGTGGCTTGGTCAGGCCAACAGATGGAGAGATATTGTTTGATAATCAATCAATGTTTGATCAAGGAGTTCAGGTTATCCGCAATAACATGTCTCTTGTACCACAAAAAGTATTTATTTTCAACGGAACCGTCCGAGAAAATCTTGTTCTGTGGGACGACTCAATTGAAGACGAAGACATATTCAAAGCAGCAGAAGATGCCCAGATACTCTCTCTCATACTCAGTCACAAGGATGGATTCAACAGGGTTCTCAAAGACAATGGCAGTGACCTCAGTGGTGGAGAACGTCAACGCCTGGAACTTTGCCGAGCGTTAATACGAAAACCGAACATCCTTTTGCTTGATGAAGCAACCAGCGCCCTCGACAATATGACCCAGTCAAAGTTTCTCAAAGCGCTTAGACAAAGAGAGATTACGGTGATCTCGATTGATCACCGCCTTGAGGCATCACTTACAAGTGATGTTGTGGTGGTCATGGAACAAGGTGCAATCGTCGAATCAGGAGCACCAAATGATTTGTTATCAAGCGATGGACATTTTTCGAAATTACATGCCATCTCTAAGAATGAGGAGGCCTCATCATGA
- a CDS encoding DUF1651 domain-containing protein: MAEGWLTDRERYWVARFHRDERSWQRDPRVFVDYGREMPAGEPALLKSRRYLRQSDATALWKALRSSGWVQTSPAWGDDSVA; the protein is encoded by the coding sequence ATGGCAGAGGGTTGGCTCACCGATCGTGAGCGCTATTGGGTCGCCCGGTTTCACAGAGATGAGCGGTCCTGGCAACGCGACCCCAGGGTCTTCGTCGACTACGGCAGAGAGATGCCGGCCGGTGAACCTGCTCTGCTCAAGAGCAGGCGCTATCTGAGGCAGTCGGATGCCACCGCGCTCTGGAAGGCGCTTCGCTCAAGCGGCTGGGTGCAGACCTCGCCTGCCTGGGGTGATGACTCCGTGGCGTAG
- a CDS encoding AarF/ABC1/UbiB kinase family protein yields MAYDPGRDLLWLLLRPWVAVPRLIQVLWSFTGLVLVLLVRGSSADAKVQQGVARSILNTLTGLGPCFIKVGQALSTRPDLVRRDWLEELTRLQDDLPAFPHAIALKRIEEELGAPADELFEEFPDHPIAAASLGQVYKARLQGDAWVAVKVQRPGLQFILRRDLVLIRLLGVITAPLLPLNLGFGLGDIIDEFGRSLFEEIDYEQEAANAERFAAMFADNPAVYVPRVERMLSSRRVLTTAWVDGAKMRDSRELLDLRMDPTALIRTGVISGLQQLLEFGYFHADPHPGNLFARHGRSGDLGHIGYVDFGMMDSISNSDRLTLTGAVVHLINKDFEALAKDFQTLGFLSPTADLQPIIPALEEVLGGSLGDSVGSFNFKAITDRFSELMFDYPFRVPARFALIIRAVVSQEGLALRLDPQFRIIAVAYPYVARRLLAGDTSEMRDKLLEVIFDTEGRLRLDRLESLLAVVGQDAPAPGKELIPVAGAGLRLLFSRDGADLRKRLLLNLIRDDRIHTDDVRALAGLIGRTFGPGRIAGGLLQQLNPLAAV; encoded by the coding sequence ATGGCTTACGACCCCGGACGGGATCTTCTCTGGTTGTTGCTTAGGCCCTGGGTGGCTGTGCCGCGACTGATTCAGGTGCTCTGGTCGTTCACCGGCTTGGTTCTGGTGTTGCTTGTACGAGGGAGCAGCGCAGACGCCAAGGTTCAGCAGGGGGTTGCACGCAGCATCCTCAACACCCTCACCGGCCTTGGTCCCTGTTTCATCAAGGTGGGGCAGGCCCTGTCAACGCGCCCCGATCTCGTGCGTCGCGACTGGTTGGAGGAACTGACCAGGCTGCAGGACGATCTTCCCGCCTTCCCCCATGCCATCGCCCTGAAGCGGATCGAGGAGGAGCTCGGTGCTCCTGCCGATGAGTTGTTCGAGGAGTTTCCCGATCATCCGATTGCGGCTGCCAGTCTCGGTCAGGTGTACAAAGCCAGGCTCCAGGGCGATGCCTGGGTGGCGGTGAAGGTTCAGCGGCCGGGATTGCAGTTCATCCTCCGCCGCGACCTCGTCTTGATCCGCCTGCTGGGTGTCATCACCGCGCCGTTGTTGCCCCTCAACCTCGGTTTTGGCCTTGGCGACATCATCGATGAATTCGGCCGCAGCCTCTTTGAAGAGATTGACTACGAGCAGGAAGCCGCCAATGCCGAGCGCTTCGCTGCCATGTTTGCCGACAACCCGGCTGTGTATGTCCCGAGGGTTGAACGGATGCTCAGTTCCCGTCGTGTGCTGACGACGGCGTGGGTGGATGGCGCCAAGATGCGCGACAGCAGAGAACTGCTGGATCTGCGCATGGATCCAACCGCCCTGATCCGGACAGGGGTGATCAGCGGCCTGCAGCAGCTTCTCGAGTTCGGCTACTTCCACGCGGATCCCCACCCTGGCAACCTGTTCGCCCGTCATGGACGCAGTGGTGATCTGGGCCACATCGGCTACGTGGATTTCGGGATGATGGATTCGATTAGCAACAGCGATCGCCTCACCCTGACGGGCGCCGTGGTTCACCTGATCAACAAGGATTTCGAGGCTCTGGCGAAGGATTTTCAGACCCTGGGTTTTCTGAGCCCCACAGCCGACCTGCAGCCGATCATTCCTGCTCTGGAAGAAGTGCTCGGAGGCAGTCTCGGTGATTCGGTCGGATCCTTCAATTTCAAGGCGATCACCGATCGTTTCTCAGAGTTGATGTTCGATTACCCCTTCCGGGTGCCAGCGCGTTTCGCCCTGATCATCCGGGCTGTGGTGAGCCAGGAGGGCCTGGCCCTGCGCCTGGATCCCCAGTTTCGGATCATTGCGGTGGCCTACCCCTACGTTGCCCGTCGCCTTCTCGCTGGCGACACCAGTGAGATGCGCGACAAGTTGCTTGAGGTGATCTTCGACACGGAAGGCCGTCTTCGTCTCGATCGTCTCGAAAGCCTCCTGGCCGTGGTGGGACAGGATGCGCCAGCTCCAGGCAAGGAGTTGATCCCTGTGGCCGGAGCCGGTCTGCGTCTGTTGTTCAGTCGGGATGGTGCTGATCTGCGCAAACGTCTGCTGCTCAACCTGATCCGCGACGATCGGATTCATACCGATGATGTCCGAGCCCTGGCCGGACTGATCGGGCGGACCTTCGGACCTGGACGCATCGCCGGAGGGCTGCTGCAGCAGCTCAACCCCCTGGCGGCAGTGTGA
- a CDS encoding ABC transporter substrate-binding protein produces the protein MLLFPRGHQRLASVRTLACGLLLGGLALVPLQRLFADSRPPAGDSPASSDAVVLGQSLPLTGPSAQLGLDYQRGAMAWFEEVNRRGGIHGRPIRLVSLDDQYEPSKTLENTRQLLQRQDLLALFGYVGTPTTKVALPLIEQASVPLVAPMTGASLLRRPELRMVFNLRSSYRLEIEAMVDELVRDANHRIAVVYQDDAFGQNGLKAAIEALARHDLTPVATATVQRNSAKVGQALRELLAVNPNGVIVVSAYVSSASLAAQLRDRGSWAQIMNVSFVGTKALQQAMPVGEANGIGVAQVVPFPWNRWIPIVAEYQTLMRASSDDPDFGFTSLEGFLAARLITTALDRAGKDPSRQDLVSALESIKDVDLGGFSLDMGREDHQASDFVELTFLGSQNWEP, from the coding sequence GTGCTTCTGTTTCCTCGGGGCCATCAGCGGCTCGCCTCTGTTCGCACTCTGGCCTGTGGGCTGCTGCTGGGTGGCCTGGCACTGGTTCCCCTGCAGCGTCTGTTTGCAGACTCCCGCCCGCCCGCGGGAGATTCGCCGGCCAGCAGCGACGCAGTCGTGCTGGGTCAGTCCCTGCCCCTGACGGGACCATCGGCCCAGCTCGGTCTCGACTACCAACGCGGGGCCATGGCCTGGTTCGAGGAGGTGAACCGCCGCGGCGGCATCCACGGACGTCCGATTCGCCTCGTCAGCCTGGATGACCAATACGAGCCCAGCAAAACGCTGGAGAACACCCGCCAACTGTTGCAGCGCCAGGATCTGCTGGCGCTGTTTGGCTACGTCGGAACGCCCACCACTAAGGTTGCCCTGCCGTTGATTGAGCAGGCCTCGGTGCCGTTGGTCGCGCCGATGACCGGGGCCAGTCTGCTGCGACGCCCTGAGCTGAGGATGGTGTTCAATCTGCGCTCGAGCTATCGCCTGGAGATCGAGGCGATGGTGGATGAACTGGTGCGCGATGCCAATCACCGAATCGCTGTGGTGTATCAGGACGATGCCTTTGGACAGAACGGTCTCAAGGCAGCGATTGAGGCTCTCGCGCGTCACGACCTGACACCGGTGGCCACCGCCACCGTGCAGCGCAACTCCGCCAAGGTCGGTCAGGCGCTTCGGGAGCTGTTGGCGGTGAATCCCAACGGCGTGATCGTGGTGTCCGCCTACGTGAGTTCAGCCTCCCTGGCCGCCCAGTTGAGGGATCGGGGAAGTTGGGCCCAGATCATGAACGTGTCCTTCGTCGGCACCAAGGCGTTGCAACAGGCCATGCCGGTGGGTGAAGCGAACGGCATCGGTGTCGCCCAGGTTGTTCCCTTCCCTTGGAACCGCTGGATCCCAATCGTGGCCGAGTACCAGACACTGATGCGTGCGAGCAGCGACGATCCTGATTTCGGCTTCACGAGCCTCGAGGGATTTCTGGCTGCGCGTCTGATCACCACGGCCCTGGACCGAGCCGGCAAGGATCCCTCGCGCCAGGATCTCGTTTCGGCGCTCGAGTCGATCAAGGATGTCGATCTCGGTGGCTTTTCCCTAGACATGGGCCGGGAGGATCACCAGGCCAGTGATTTCGTTGAACTGACCTTCCTGGGCTCCCAGAACTGGGAACCTTGA
- a CDS encoding response regulator transcription factor: MSVGHVVVTTLPVGAVATGRLLIVEDDDSIRDTVGEALKAEGYEVLSSANGKEALSLLTDASAQPVDLLVLDLMLPGLCGLDLCRELRRFNNNTPILVISARDSETDRVLGLEVGADDYLVKPFGLRELVARCRALLRRSRQLPNAPAEIHRHANLCLYVSECRVTRDGEDLNLSPKEYKILELLIRNPKRVWSRDQLLEKIWGLDFVGDTKTVDVHIRWLREKIEDNPSAPELIRTVRGFGYRFG; the protein is encoded by the coding sequence ATGTCGGTTGGACATGTGGTGGTGACAACCCTGCCCGTTGGTGCCGTCGCCACAGGACGGCTTCTGATCGTTGAGGACGATGACAGCATCCGCGACACCGTCGGAGAAGCCCTGAAGGCCGAGGGTTACGAGGTGCTGTCGTCCGCGAACGGCAAGGAGGCACTCTCCCTTCTGACGGATGCGTCGGCTCAGCCCGTCGACCTGCTGGTTCTGGATCTGATGCTTCCAGGCCTCTGTGGTCTGGATCTCTGTCGGGAGCTGCGACGCTTCAACAACAACACACCAATCCTTGTGATCAGTGCGCGAGACAGTGAGACCGACCGGGTGCTCGGTTTGGAGGTGGGGGCCGACGACTACCTGGTGAAACCGTTTGGATTACGGGAACTTGTGGCACGCTGCCGCGCTCTGCTTAGGCGCTCCCGCCAGCTGCCGAACGCGCCCGCGGAAATCCATCGGCACGCCAATCTCTGCCTGTATGTGAGTGAGTGCAGAGTCACCCGGGATGGTGAGGACCTGAACCTGTCGCCAAAGGAATACAAGATTCTCGAGTTGTTGATCCGGAATCCCAAACGGGTCTGGAGCCGTGATCAGTTGCTCGAGAAGATCTGGGGATTGGACTTTGTCGGCGACACCAAAACGGTGGACGTCCACATCCGCTGGCTGCGGGAAAAGATCGAGGACAATCCCTCGGCTCCTGAACTGATCCGCACCGTTCGCGGTTTCGGCTACCGCTTCGGCTGA
- a CDS encoding cell wall metabolism sensor histidine kinase WalK, with translation MVLSAICGLLIGVAATLAVQRRRGRLRREPVADDGCPGFPPGSVNTPQLLAWIDAATQGWMILAPDLTIAYINARAERFLHISRNLLVRGLHLDEVLSIPQLDEAITSTRHQQRPQRSEWEQLGEPLEALVLPGSDEWLLVLIQSRQSLEAQQQQQERWVSDVAHELKTPLTALMLVSDRLEMAVDGDDTVLVQRLQRELQRLQLMVEDLLELSRLENCLPQDSAGYSAITLEDLVDSAWSSVRPLAEQREVQLTLDRSEPGPLMGDQRRLHRAVLNLLDNALRYSPDGSSVEVAVVSSGGWWMLMIRDHGPGLSESDLGSMFQRFYRGDPSRARSARSGSGLGLAIVQQIAVNHGGRVDARNHPAGGTCMELLLPKSMPAP, from the coding sequence GTGGTTCTGTCTGCCATCTGCGGCCTGCTGATCGGTGTGGCGGCAACCCTGGCTGTCCAACGCCGTCGTGGTCGTCTTCGACGCGAGCCGGTCGCAGACGACGGTTGCCCGGGGTTTCCACCCGGCTCGGTCAACACGCCCCAGCTGTTGGCCTGGATCGATGCCGCCACCCAGGGATGGATGATCCTGGCGCCCGATCTCACGATCGCGTACATCAACGCGCGTGCCGAGCGTTTTCTCCACATCTCCCGCAATCTGCTGGTTCGCGGTCTGCATCTCGATGAGGTGCTGTCGATTCCCCAGCTCGATGAGGCGATCACCAGCACACGCCATCAGCAACGGCCGCAACGCAGTGAATGGGAGCAGCTGGGGGAGCCTCTCGAAGCACTGGTGCTTCCAGGCTCCGATGAATGGCTGCTGGTTCTGATTCAGAGTCGACAGTCGCTTGAGGCCCAGCAGCAGCAACAGGAACGCTGGGTGAGTGACGTGGCCCATGAGCTCAAAACTCCGCTCACAGCTCTGATGCTGGTGAGCGATCGTCTCGAGATGGCGGTCGACGGGGACGACACCGTGCTGGTGCAGCGCCTTCAGCGAGAGCTGCAGCGGCTGCAGTTGATGGTTGAGGATCTGCTGGAGCTCTCCAGGCTGGAGAATTGCCTGCCTCAGGACAGTGCCGGTTACAGCGCCATCACGCTGGAGGATCTTGTCGACAGCGCCTGGAGCAGCGTCAGACCTCTGGCGGAGCAACGTGAGGTGCAACTCACGCTGGACCGCTCCGAACCCGGCCCGTTGATGGGGGATCAGCGGCGCCTGCATCGTGCGGTGCTCAATCTTCTCGACAACGCCCTGCGCTACAGCCCTGACGGTTCCAGCGTCGAGGTGGCGGTGGTCTCAAGCGGTGGCTGGTGGATGCTGATGATCCGGGATCACGGGCCCGGTCTGAGCGAATCGGACCTGGGCAGCATGTTCCAGCGTTTCTACCGGGGCGATCCCTCCCGGGCGCGCTCGGCGCGGAGCGGCAGCGGCCTGGGGCTGGCAATCGTGCAACAGATCGCCGTGAACCATGGCGGCCGGGTTGACGCGCGCAACCATCCCGCCGGCGGCACCTGCATGGAACTGCTGCTACCCAAGAGCATGCCTGCCCCATGA
- a CDS encoding pseudouridine synthase, giving the protein MTRQRLQKLIAAAGLCSRRKAEVWLQQGRVTVDQQQAGLGDQADPEHQLICVDGQPLPTRLRRRVLLINKPVGVISSCRDPQGRPTVLDLVPSEQRRGLYPIGRLDADSRGALLLSDVGELTLRLTHPRYDHHKTYRVWVEGQPSGSTLQRWRSGVPLDGRTTRPAWVRVLRCERQETLLEVVLQEGRNRQVRRVADGLGHPVVDLQRTAIAHIQLGDLSEGSWRELCEGEWQGLLKGGALRPGSCD; this is encoded by the coding sequence ATGACCCGGCAGCGCCTGCAGAAACTGATCGCAGCTGCCGGTCTCTGCTCCCGGCGCAAGGCGGAGGTCTGGCTGCAACAGGGTCGGGTCACCGTTGATCAGCAGCAAGCTGGTCTGGGCGATCAGGCCGATCCCGAGCATCAGCTCATCTGCGTGGATGGCCAGCCTCTGCCGACCCGCCTGCGCAGGCGGGTGCTGTTGATCAACAAACCCGTCGGGGTGATCAGCAGCTGCCGCGATCCCCAGGGGCGTCCCACGGTTCTGGACCTGGTGCCATCCGAGCAGCGCAGGGGTCTGTATCCGATTGGACGCCTCGATGCGGACAGTCGCGGTGCGTTGCTGCTCTCGGATGTCGGAGAGCTGACGCTGCGGCTGACCCATCCCCGCTACGACCACCACAAGACCTACCGCGTCTGGGTGGAGGGCCAACCCAGTGGGTCGACGCTGCAACGCTGGCGCAGTGGGGTTCCCCTGGATGGACGCACCACCCGTCCGGCTTGGGTCCGCGTGCTGCGTTGTGAACGGCAGGAAACCCTGCTTGAGGTGGTGTTGCAAGAGGGTCGCAACCGTCAGGTCCGGCGTGTGGCCGATGGTTTGGGCCATCCTGTTGTTGATCTGCAGCGCACGGCGATCGCCCACATTCAGCTCGGGGATCTGTCTGAAGGCAGCTGGCGTGAACTTTGCGAGGGAGAATGGCAGGGCCTGCTGAAAGGGGGAGCGCTGCGGCCAGGTTCATGCGACTGA
- a CDS encoding RodZ family helix-turn-helix domain-containing protein, with protein sequence MRLKLPRPSWWKTVTDETGAPTTPAEGLQPQAEIGAMLRRRREELGLSLRDLANETRITTPVIEALERGWKDRLPERAYLASMLPQLERRLDLPAGCLEPVLPPRAAVRQMRSGGLRRFTPGSIDVFTTWQGSVVYAVVIVLSLLALNRQQQDLARRNTESFEPVRADLRDLAKGGGPNRDDPDVASLRPLEQAERRELLDWLASNAGAANRSSGVLQVILTTPRQLQISSDGGDRLNLKGGSGTLTLQLLPPVELVIEPPPSEQDKVLWNGTPQQPDAKRKGLYRVEVPPSSAEAPASERPQTAPRSP encoded by the coding sequence ATGCGACTGAAGCTCCCCCGTCCTTCCTGGTGGAAGACCGTCACCGACGAGACCGGTGCACCAACCACTCCTGCGGAGGGTCTTCAGCCACAGGCTGAGATCGGAGCGATGCTGCGGCGGCGACGGGAGGAGCTGGGCCTCAGCCTGCGGGATCTTGCCAATGAAACCCGGATCACCACGCCGGTGATCGAGGCCCTTGAGCGCGGTTGGAAGGATCGTCTGCCGGAGCGCGCTTATCTGGCCTCCATGCTGCCGCAGCTGGAACGCCGCCTCGATCTGCCTGCGGGGTGCCTGGAACCGGTGCTGCCTCCCCGTGCCGCTGTGCGTCAGATGCGTTCCGGTGGTCTCAGGCGTTTCACGCCTGGAAGCATCGACGTTTTCACAACCTGGCAGGGCAGTGTCGTCTACGCCGTCGTCATCGTCCTGAGCCTGCTGGCCCTCAACCGTCAGCAGCAGGATCTGGCGCGGCGCAACACCGAGTCGTTCGAACCGGTCAGGGCCGATCTTCGCGACCTTGCCAAGGGCGGCGGCCCGAACCGTGACGACCCGGATGTGGCCTCCCTGCGTCCGCTTGAGCAGGCTGAACGTCGCGAGCTTCTTGACTGGCTCGCTTCTAATGCCGGAGCGGCCAACCGCTCCAGTGGGGTTCTGCAGGTGATCCTCACGACACCACGACAGCTGCAGATCTCCAGTGATGGTGGGGATCGTCTCAACCTCAAGGGCGGTTCCGGCACGCTCACGCTGCAGTTGCTGCCGCCCGTGGAACTGGTGATCGAGCCGCCACCGTCCGAGCAGGACAAAGTGCTCTGGAATGGCACACCGCAACAGCCGGATGCCAAGCGGAAGGGGCTTTACCGGGTTGAGGTTCCGCCGAGCAGTGCGGAGGCACCGGCCAGTGAGCGTCCCCAGACGGCACCGCGCTCTCCGTAA
- the malQ gene encoding 4-alpha-glucanotransferase, which yields MDQQTPPRARTTGVLLHPTALPGSPVCGTFGEPCRRWLHQLAASGIGVWQLLPLAPPDPTGSPYSSPSCFAINPWFLDAADLSSEGYISAEAMAALPGAEAPLDGVGPLDFALARQRSEALADALVEHWPGQDNSRKDAFQSWCASQAWLADHVHFMVLHQQHHGPWWSWPADLARHQSKALQDWGSQQGDALLREQLLQWHLDRQWQAIHALAKELGIQLFGDVPFYVSSDSADVWSHRHLFTIEADGRLTTQSGVPPDYFSETGQLWGSPVYRWARHRLSRFRWWRLRIGRQLQLVDLLRLDHFRALAGFWAVPGADSTAENGRWEQSPGRSLLAKLQHDCGGVLPLIAEDLGVITPDVESLRDDFELPGMKVLQFAFDGEVDNPYLPENICGDRWVVYTGTHDNATTLGWWQQLDGEGRHRITRRAPGAVEAPAWALFDMAFATTARLVVAPLQDLMHLDDQARFNTPGTSDGNWSWRLPCFDHALDGALKGYGERGAVWGRSLAGASALLGGTSTR from the coding sequence ATGGATCAGCAGACGCCGCCAAGGGCACGCACAACCGGGGTTCTCCTGCACCCCACAGCCTTGCCCGGCAGTCCCGTCTGCGGCACGTTCGGGGAACCCTGTCGCCGCTGGCTGCATCAACTGGCGGCCAGTGGGATCGGGGTCTGGCAGCTCCTGCCCCTGGCGCCACCGGATCCCACCGGCTCGCCGTACAGCTCTCCCTCCTGCTTCGCGATCAATCCCTGGTTTCTCGATGCTGCTGATCTGAGCAGCGAGGGATACATCAGTGCGGAGGCGATGGCAGCCTTGCCGGGAGCGGAAGCTCCGCTCGACGGCGTTGGCCCTTTGGATTTCGCGTTGGCAAGGCAACGCAGCGAAGCGCTAGCGGATGCACTGGTCGAACACTGGCCAGGCCAGGACAACAGCCGCAAAGACGCCTTCCAGAGCTGGTGCGCGAGCCAGGCCTGGCTCGCGGATCATGTTCACTTCATGGTGTTGCATCAACAGCATCACGGCCCCTGGTGGAGCTGGCCAGCGGACCTGGCCCGCCACCAGTCCAAGGCGCTGCAGGACTGGGGGAGCCAGCAAGGCGATGCCCTGCTGCGCGAGCAGCTGCTGCAATGGCACCTCGATCGACAGTGGCAGGCGATCCATGCCCTCGCGAAGGAGCTGGGCATCCAGCTGTTTGGGGATGTGCCCTTCTACGTGAGTTCCGACAGCGCCGATGTCTGGAGCCATCGCCATCTGTTCACCATCGAGGCCGATGGACGCCTCACCACCCAGAGCGGCGTTCCGCCCGACTATTTCTCCGAAACCGGCCAGCTCTGGGGATCACCGGTGTACCGCTGGGCCCGCCATCGCCTCAGCCGCTTCCGTTGGTGGAGATTGCGGATCGGTCGGCAGCTGCAGCTGGTGGATCTTCTGCGCCTGGATCACTTCCGGGCCCTGGCCGGATTCTGGGCCGTTCCCGGTGCTGACAGCACCGCTGAGAACGGCCGCTGGGAGCAGTCGCCGGGTCGGTCGCTGCTGGCCAAGTTGCAGCACGACTGCGGTGGCGTGCTGCCGTTGATCGCCGAGGACCTCGGCGTGATCACGCCGGATGTGGAATCGCTCCGGGATGATTTCGAGCTGCCGGGCATGAAAGTGCTGCAGTTCGCCTTTGACGGCGAGGTCGACAACCCATACCTGCCGGAAAACATCTGCGGAGATCGCTGGGTGGTTTACACCGGTACCCACGACAACGCCACCACACTCGGTTGGTGGCAGCAACTCGATGGGGAGGGTCGCCATCGGATCACACGCCGCGCCCCCGGCGCCGTTGAAGCGCCGGCCTGGGCGCTGTTCGACATGGCCTTCGCCACGACGGCACGGCTCGTGGTGGCACCTCTGCAGGATCTGATGCATCTCGACGATCAGGCCCGTTTCAACACCCCCGGGACAAGTGACGGCAACTGGAGCTGGCGGCTGCCCTGCTTTGATCACGCCCTGGATGGCGCCCTCAAGGGTTACGGAGAGCGCGGTGCCGTCTGGGGACGCTCACTGGCCGGTGCCTCCGCACTGCTCGGCGGAACCTCAACCCGGTAA